From Coffea arabica cultivar ET-39 chromosome 2e, Coffea Arabica ET-39 HiFi, whole genome shotgun sequence, the proteins below share one genomic window:
- the LOC113727540 gene encoding uncharacterized protein isoform X2: MRKFHASKGMGVLEKMSENLESTEAKRDSLRKSIMMVMLDCRDFEKHLETSQKCLIECLSELESREKHLDSVRDSLSQNFEELGLKVKEVEDKEKDLILLQQKGMEELELKEKEWALKKEEFDEEFRKREVKLSEKEKAAEGLFGKLENEKNETVALEILMEERLRELWLKEEGLEQWSKEIERRESELDEREKNVMECEKRVGSEELAAMRVEREREIEMKEKEVRLMREDLEFKEKAIEFERAVNEKRQKELDIREKQLEEREKQYEITQKCLQEVHLKEKECLLEKELLQKGSKELEVKRKELEDRIKGIKELEMREKQLEKKEEEVEVRERQLKRKREEVEVMEKQLGKKKKEEYQLEKELLEKGNRELELKKKEFEDRIKEYDLREKELELKEEKLADKLHACLTTNPVETVVDERAISNSTSRQFTFAVELDQLDIRMFLNEREVNLESPDEVFKDLQSSGDPVYFVLTAVEALYPPYLRKVDMVFEGRVASCCILLLEQLLRLSPQIQPSAKSGALKLASEWKAIIETGNVLEVLGFLYLLASFDLASAFDVKEVMNFLEIVAQNQKTPELCRLLGLTDKIPGFIMDLTKKKRYLLAFEYVYEFNLVDKIPPIALVKKHVSHSKQVAKTLCNEGQNTPEAQIKALVNEISALKSAIKSIIDRGLEREYSPNQLRQRVIQLESRRANLKTSLSAPISEELPKLDPSKELSSAQKAEVKEKDNEKPPLSDDAIINEARLPSQNKSRRLALPETTHNFQLANGQNFHSV; the protein is encoded by the exons ATGCGAAAATTTCATGCGAGTAAAGGGATGGGAGTGCTGGAAAAGATGTCTGAGAATCTTGAATCTACAGAGGCCAAGAGAGATAGCCTCAGGAAATCAATTATGATGGTTATGCTTGATTGCAGGGATTTTGAGAAGCATCTGGAGACATCCCAAAAGTGTTTGATAGAATGCCTGAGTGAACTTGAGTCCAGGGAGAAGCACTTGGACTCTGTTCGGGACTCGTTGAGCCAGAATTTTGAAGAGTTGGGGTTGAAAGTTAAGGAAGTTGAGGATAAAGAGAAGGATTTGATTTTGTTGCAACAGAAAGGGATGGAggagttggagttgaaagaGAAGGAGTGGGCTTTGAAAAAGGAGGAGTTTGATGAGGAGTTTAGGAAGAGAGAAGTGAAATTGAGTGAGAAAGAGAAGGCCGCAGAAGGGCTTTTTGGGAAGTTGGAGAATGAGAAGAATGAGACAGTCGCGCTGGAGATATTGATGGAGGAGAGGCTTAGGGAGTTGTGGTTGAAAGAGGAGGGTCTTGAGCAgtggagcaaagaaattgagaggagagagagtgagctTGATGAGAGGGAGAAAAATGTTATGGAATGCGAAAAAAGAGTTGGTTCCGAGGAGTTGGCTGCGATGAGGGTGGAGCGCGAAAGGGAAATTGAGATGAAGGAGAAAGAGGTGAGATTAATGAGAGAGGATCTTGAGTTTAAGGAGAAAGCGATTGAGTTTGAACGAGCGGTAAACGAAAAGCGACAAAAAGAACTAGATATACGGGAGAAGCAAttggaagagagagagaaacaatATGAGATTACACAAAAGTGTTTGCAGGAGGTTCATTTGAAAGAGAAGGAATGCCTATTGGAAAAGGAGCTGCTCCAAAAGGGAAGTAAAGAATTGGAAGTGAAAAGGAAAGAACTTGAGGATAGGATTAAGGGCATAAAAGAACTTGAAATGAGGGAGAAGcaattggaaaagaaagaagaagaagttgaAGTCAGGGAGAGGcaattaaaaaggaaaagggaagaagtTGAGGTGATGGAGAAGCAActgggaaagaaaaagaaagaggaataCCAACTGGAAAAAGAGTTACTCGAAAAAGGAAATAGAGAATTGGAACTGAAaaagaaggaatttgaggatagGATTAAGGAATATGATTTGAGGGAAAAAGAGCTTGAATTGAAAGAGGAAAAACTTGCTGATAAACTTCATGCTTGTCTGACGACAAATCCAGTTGAAACGGTAGTTGATGAGAGAGCTATCAGTAACTCCACTTCTCGTCAATTTACATTTGCTGTGGAGTTGGATCAGCTGGATATCCGTATGTTTCTAAATGAGCGTGAAGTGAACCTTGAGTCACCAGATGAAGTTTTTAAGGATCTTCAATCATCCGGAGACCCTGTATACTTTGTACTAACTGCAGTGGAGGCACTTTACCCTCCCTATTTGAGGAAGGTGGATATGGTGTTTGAGGGAAGGGTTGCCAGTTGTTGTATCCTTTTGTTAGAGCAGCTACTTAGACTTTCCCCACAGATTCAACCTTCTGCAAAAAGTGGAGCATTGAAACTTGCTAGTGAATGGAAGGCAATTATTGAAACTGGAAATGTATTGGAGGTCTTGGGCTTCTTGTATCTTTTGGCGTCCTTTGACTTGGCTTCTGCATTTGACGTAAAGGAGGTCATGAACTTTTTAGAGATTGTTGCTCAGAATCAGAAGACACCTGAATTGTGTCGTCTTCTTGGTTTGACAGATAAAATCCCTG GCTTTATCATGGATCTCACTAAAAAGAAGCGGTATCTTCTTGCATTTGAATATGTTTATGAGTTCAATCTGGTTGATAAAATTCCACCCATAGCTCTAGTGAAGAAGCATGTCTCACATTCAAAGCAGGTAGCTAAAACATTGTGTAATGAGGGACAAAATACTCCTGAGGCACAA ATTAAGGCTTTGGTGAATGAAATCTCTGCTCTTAAATCTGCTATCAAGTCCATCATAGATCGTGGTCTTGAACGTGAATACTCACCTAATCAACTCAGACAAAGAGTTATACAGCTGGAAAGCCGTAGGGCAAACTTGAAGACTTCATTGTCAGCACCAATTTCAGAGGAATTGCCAAAACTGGACCCAAGCAAAGAACTGTCTTCTGCACAAAAGGCTGAGGTGAAAGAAAAGGACAATGAGAAACCTCCTCTTTCAGATGATGCCATCATCAATGAGGCTCGATTGCCTTCACAAAATAAGTCGCGAAGGTTGGCTCTTCCGGAAACAACCCATAATTTTCAACTTGCTAATGGTCAAAACTTCCACTCAGTCTAA
- the LOC113727540 gene encoding uncharacterized protein isoform X1 — MRKFHASKGMGVLEKMSENLESTEAKRDSLRKSIMMVMLDCRDFEKHLETSQKCLIECLSELESREKHLDSVRDSLSQNFEELGLKVKEVEDKEKDLILLQQKGMEELELKEKEWALKKEEFDEEFRKREVKLSEKEKAAEGLFGKLENEKNETVALEILMEERLRELWLKEEGLEQWSKEIERRESELDEREKNVMECEKRVGSEELAAMRVEREREIEMKEKEVRLMREDLEFKEKAIEFERAVNEKRQKELDIREKQLEEREKQYEITQKCLQEVHLKEKECLLEKELLQKGSKELEVKRKELEDRIKGIKELEMREKQLEKKEEEVEVRERQLKRKREEVEVMEKQLGKKKKEEYQLEKELLEKGNRELELKKKEFEDRIKEYDLREKELELKEEKLADKLHACLTTNPVETVVDERAISNSTSRQFTFAVELDQLDIRMFLNEREVNLESPDEVFKDLQSSGDPVYFVLTAVEALYPPYLRKVDMVFEGRVASCCILLLEQLLRLSPQIQPSAKSGALKLASEWKAIIETGNVLEVLGFLYLLASFDLASAFDVKEVMNFLEIVAQNQKTPELCRLLGLTDKIPERICIGLMQHFEGKILSVGGKGQGEGLLKCVGGCLISPGWSSNNLGGGFIMDLTKKKRYLLAFEYVYEFNLVDKIPPIALVKKHVSHSKQVAKTLCNEGQNTPEAQIKALVNEISALKSAIKSIIDRGLEREYSPNQLRQRVIQLESRRANLKTSLSAPISEELPKLDPSKELSSAQKAEVKEKDNEKPPLSDDAIINEARLPSQNKSRRLALPETTHNFQLANGQNFHSV; from the exons ATGCGAAAATTTCATGCGAGTAAAGGGATGGGAGTGCTGGAAAAGATGTCTGAGAATCTTGAATCTACAGAGGCCAAGAGAGATAGCCTCAGGAAATCAATTATGATGGTTATGCTTGATTGCAGGGATTTTGAGAAGCATCTGGAGACATCCCAAAAGTGTTTGATAGAATGCCTGAGTGAACTTGAGTCCAGGGAGAAGCACTTGGACTCTGTTCGGGACTCGTTGAGCCAGAATTTTGAAGAGTTGGGGTTGAAAGTTAAGGAAGTTGAGGATAAAGAGAAGGATTTGATTTTGTTGCAACAGAAAGGGATGGAggagttggagttgaaagaGAAGGAGTGGGCTTTGAAAAAGGAGGAGTTTGATGAGGAGTTTAGGAAGAGAGAAGTGAAATTGAGTGAGAAAGAGAAGGCCGCAGAAGGGCTTTTTGGGAAGTTGGAGAATGAGAAGAATGAGACAGTCGCGCTGGAGATATTGATGGAGGAGAGGCTTAGGGAGTTGTGGTTGAAAGAGGAGGGTCTTGAGCAgtggagcaaagaaattgagaggagagagagtgagctTGATGAGAGGGAGAAAAATGTTATGGAATGCGAAAAAAGAGTTGGTTCCGAGGAGTTGGCTGCGATGAGGGTGGAGCGCGAAAGGGAAATTGAGATGAAGGAGAAAGAGGTGAGATTAATGAGAGAGGATCTTGAGTTTAAGGAGAAAGCGATTGAGTTTGAACGAGCGGTAAACGAAAAGCGACAAAAAGAACTAGATATACGGGAGAAGCAAttggaagagagagagaaacaatATGAGATTACACAAAAGTGTTTGCAGGAGGTTCATTTGAAAGAGAAGGAATGCCTATTGGAAAAGGAGCTGCTCCAAAAGGGAAGTAAAGAATTGGAAGTGAAAAGGAAAGAACTTGAGGATAGGATTAAGGGCATAAAAGAACTTGAAATGAGGGAGAAGcaattggaaaagaaagaagaagaagttgaAGTCAGGGAGAGGcaattaaaaaggaaaagggaagaagtTGAGGTGATGGAGAAGCAActgggaaagaaaaagaaagaggaataCCAACTGGAAAAAGAGTTACTCGAAAAAGGAAATAGAGAATTGGAACTGAAaaagaaggaatttgaggatagGATTAAGGAATATGATTTGAGGGAAAAAGAGCTTGAATTGAAAGAGGAAAAACTTGCTGATAAACTTCATGCTTGTCTGACGACAAATCCAGTTGAAACGGTAGTTGATGAGAGAGCTATCAGTAACTCCACTTCTCGTCAATTTACATTTGCTGTGGAGTTGGATCAGCTGGATATCCGTATGTTTCTAAATGAGCGTGAAGTGAACCTTGAGTCACCAGATGAAGTTTTTAAGGATCTTCAATCATCCGGAGACCCTGTATACTTTGTACTAACTGCAGTGGAGGCACTTTACCCTCCCTATTTGAGGAAGGTGGATATGGTGTTTGAGGGAAGGGTTGCCAGTTGTTGTATCCTTTTGTTAGAGCAGCTACTTAGACTTTCCCCACAGATTCAACCTTCTGCAAAAAGTGGAGCATTGAAACTTGCTAGTGAATGGAAGGCAATTATTGAAACTGGAAATGTATTGGAGGTCTTGGGCTTCTTGTATCTTTTGGCGTCCTTTGACTTGGCTTCTGCATTTGACGTAAAGGAGGTCATGAACTTTTTAGAGATTGTTGCTCAGAATCAGAAGACACCTGAATTGTGTCGTCTTCTTGGTTTGACAGATAAAATCCCTG AGAGAATATGTATTGGGTTAATGCAACATTTCGAGGGAAAAATTCTATCGGTAGGAGGGAAGGGCCAGGGGGAAGGTCTGCTTAAATGCGTTGGTGGTTGTCTTATTTCTCCAGGCTGGAGCTCAAATAATTTGGGAGGAG GCTTTATCATGGATCTCACTAAAAAGAAGCGGTATCTTCTTGCATTTGAATATGTTTATGAGTTCAATCTGGTTGATAAAATTCCACCCATAGCTCTAGTGAAGAAGCATGTCTCACATTCAAAGCAGGTAGCTAAAACATTGTGTAATGAGGGACAAAATACTCCTGAGGCACAA ATTAAGGCTTTGGTGAATGAAATCTCTGCTCTTAAATCTGCTATCAAGTCCATCATAGATCGTGGTCTTGAACGTGAATACTCACCTAATCAACTCAGACAAAGAGTTATACAGCTGGAAAGCCGTAGGGCAAACTTGAAGACTTCATTGTCAGCACCAATTTCAGAGGAATTGCCAAAACTGGACCCAAGCAAAGAACTGTCTTCTGCACAAAAGGCTGAGGTGAAAGAAAAGGACAATGAGAAACCTCCTCTTTCAGATGATGCCATCATCAATGAGGCTCGATTGCCTTCACAAAATAAGTCGCGAAGGTTGGCTCTTCCGGAAACAACCCATAATTTTCAACTTGCTAATGGTCAAAACTTCCACTCAGTCTAA